One genomic window of Lytechinus variegatus isolate NC3 chromosome 1, Lvar_3.0, whole genome shotgun sequence includes the following:
- the LOC121406479 gene encoding galanin receptor 2a-like, protein MKLSPKEPTRLLLLIFVIGASTATDTATPSQPWTTLEDWTTGPEFTSDIQPTSYPIITTEVLTVSEDGVRQADAPILWLWSPVPWSWVLILQLLFAIIGIIGNFLVLLVLFQRRRHCKSTDTLVAALATADFLTSVFLIPIPKAAKIPDTWTGYTYCKILFPNFLMWMSISGSIYTLMAIAIERFIAVVYPFYFSRRLSRRVVSIWIVVVWIAAFLSGLRGIILFRVDKESNRCSISYRNNTEKIAYGCFVFAIRIVIPILTMFITQTAIAFTLHRQSSRFASSAIDNSNNDATFHVVAKNRVLKLMMVVILIYVLCWSPNQIAFFGYNLGFVPTSYRYSNLNSVFTLLGFFNSCANPIIYTARHPEFRKAIVALVSSGPIKTHSLFGHGDMDTSVTTLRKSEAEQSQKE, encoded by the coding sequence ATGAAACTGTCTCCTAAAGAACCCACGAGGCTTTTATTACTCATATTTGTGATCGGTGCCAGCACTGCGACCGATACTGCTACCCCATCGCAGCCATGGACCACCCTGGAAGATTGGACAACAGGACCAGAATTCACCAGCGACATCCAACCGACATCTTATCCCATCATCACCACCGAGGTCTTAACAGTCAGCGAAGATGGTGTAAGACAGGCTGACGCTCCGATCTTATGGTTATGGAGTCCGGTCCCATGGTCTTGGGTCTTGATCTTGCAGCTCTTGTTTGCTATAATCGGTATCATTGGTAACTTCCTGGTCTTGTTGGTCCTCTTCCAGAGGCGGAGGCATTGCAAATCGACTGACACCTTAGTAGCAGCTCTGGCCACTGCGGATTTCTTGACGTCCGTGTTTCTTATTCCCATCCCAAAGGCAGCAAAGATCCCCGATACCTGGACCGGATATACCTACTGTAAAATACTCTTCCCAAACTTCCTAATGTGGATGTCGATATCTGGCTCTATCTATACCCTGATGGCCATTGCCATAGAGCGATTCATCGCCGTAGTGTACCCTTTCTACTTCAGTCGCAGACTATCAAGGCGTGTTGTCTCGATATGGATCGTTGTGGTTTGGATAGCTGCCTTTCTGTCTGGTCTTAGAGGGATCATCCTTTTCCGCGTCGACAAAGAATCCAATCGTTGTAGCATTTCCTATCGAAACAACACCGAGAAGATTGCCTACGGATGCTTCGTTTTCGCCATCCGTATTGTCATACCAATCTTGACCATGTTCATCACCCAGACCGCTATAGCCTTCACCCTTCATCGCCAATCATCCAGGTTCGCCAGCAGTGCCATTGACAACAGCAACAACGATGCTACCTTCCACGTGGTTGCCAAGAACCGAGTCCTCAagctgatgatggtggtcattCTGATCTACGTTCTCTGCTGGAGTCCAAACCAAATCGCTTTCTTTGGTTACAACCTTGGTTTCGTCCCGACGTCCTACCGCTACAGCAACCTCAACAGTGTCTTCACCCTTCTTGGATTCTTCAATTCCTGTGCCAATCCGATCATCTACACTGCTCGCCATCCTGAGTTCAGGAAGGCAATCGTGGCACTGGTATCATCCGGTCCGATCAAAACCCATTCTCTCTTTGGGCATGGGGACATGGACACCAGTGTCACTACCTTGAGAAAAAGTGAGGCCGAACAAAGCCAGAAGGAATGA
- the LOC121406480 gene encoding galanin receptor type 1-like: MKSGTGSLILRLFIILVSGFITTQTRADGLEDGYDNATTIVYEDMTEIIIDDDASDSGWAWYPITWRWWTISQVVCAILGVFDNGVVIVIIFQRLEKNRSTDTLIGALAIADFLTSVFLFPIPWAKHVPPTILGKMYCKLLYPGFALWLCITASTYILMAICIERYIAVVHPLYFNRAFTKAKVSLAVLFLWVFSFAQCVYALFTFIHDEEIGYCSSIVDTKRGMEARAYYAFSIRLAIPVLTMVVTQIIIIRSLHVQSKVFKGMTGESQATSPTFHITARNNVIKMMFIVVMVYVITWTPNQIAYLCFNLGYISSSYRGSPLHRSLTVFAFLNSCANPIIYTSRHTEFRKALKGLFTCSKPEISSLFEIKEDTAGKESSQSNMKMNESIPEAP, from the coding sequence ATGAAGTCAGGTACAGGTTCTTTAATATTGCGGTTGTTTATCATCCTGGTGTCTGGATTCATCACTACACAAACCAGAGCTGACGGTTTGGAAGATGGATATGACAACGCCACTACCATCGTGTATGAAGACATGACCGAGATCATCATAGATGACGATGCCTCTGACTCAGGATGGGCTTGGTACCCAATAACATGGAGATGGTGGACAATTAGCCAAGTCGTCTGCGCCATCCTGGGCGTCTTCGACAACGGGGTCGTCATCGTGATCATATTCCAGCGGCTTGAGAAGAACCGATCAACGGACACCTTGATTGGAGCTTTGGCCATTGCTGATTTCCTGACGTCCGTGTTCCTGTTCCCAATTCCTTGGGCCAAGCATGTACCTCCAACCATCCTAGGTAAGATGTACTGCAAGCTGCTCTATCCGGGCTTCGCTCTTTGGTTATGCATAACCGCATCCACCTACATCCTCATGGCAATCTGCATCGAACGTTACATCGCGGTCGTTCATCCACTCTACTTCAACAGGGCCTTTACCAAAGCTAAAGTATCACTCGCTGTGCTTTTCCTCTGGGTATTTTCCTTCGCTCAGTGCGTCTATGCCTTGTTCACCTTCATCCACGACGAGGAAATCGGTTACTGTAGTTCTATTGTTGATACCAAGAGGGGTATGGAGGCCCGCGCTTACTACGCCTTCTCGATTCGTCTAGCCATTCCCGTCCTGACCATGGTTGTCAcccaaatcatcatcatccggTCACTCCATGTCCAGTCCAAGGTATTCAAGGGTATGACCGGTGAGAGTCAAGCCACCTCTCCGACCTTTCACATCACTGCCCGCAACAACGTCATCAAGATGATGTTCATCGTCGTCATGGTCTACGTCATCACATGGACACCCAATCAGATCGCCTACCTTTGCTTCAACCTCGGTTACATCTCCTCGTCCTACCGAGGAAGTCCCCTCCACCGCAGTCTCACGGTCTTTGCCTTCCTCAATTCCTGCGCCAACCCCATCATCTACACGTCCCGTCATACCGAGTTCAGAAAGGCCCTCAAGGGTCTCTTTACCTGCTCCAAACCCGAGATCTCCTCCCTCTTCGAGATCAAAGAAGATACTGCGGGTAAAGAAAGTTCGCAATCAAACATGAAGATGAATGAGAGTATTCCAGAAGCACCTTGA